Proteins encoded together in one Halalkaliarchaeum sp. AArc-CO window:
- a CDS encoding PH domain-containing protein, translating to MNRLHPRIQFVWALRSLLLAALAAVPAGAGYAFFGLSQYVAAAVPGAVLFLGIVFAVARYRRWGYEIREDDIYLERGVITQVRTVVPLVRIQHVDSRRGPIERATGLASCVVYTAGSRGADVRIPGLTPEKADQLRERLKRLAIRAEGEDAV from the coding sequence ATGAACCGACTACATCCACGGATACAGTTCGTCTGGGCGCTCCGTTCGCTGTTGCTCGCGGCTCTCGCGGCGGTCCCGGCCGGCGCCGGATACGCCTTCTTCGGGCTGTCCCAGTACGTTGCAGCAGCCGTTCCGGGTGCGGTGCTTTTTCTGGGAATCGTCTTCGCGGTCGCCCGCTACCGGCGGTGGGGATACGAGATCCGCGAGGACGACATCTATCTGGAGCGAGGAGTGATCACCCAGGTCCGCACCGTCGTCCCCCTGGTTCGGATCCAGCATGTCGATTCCCGCCGGGGACCGATAGAGCGGGCCACGGGTCTGGCGAGTTGTGTCGTCTACACCGCCGGCTCCCGGGGGGCGGACGTTCGGATACCGGGGCTGACGCCGGAGAAGGCGGATCAGCTCCGCGAACGACTGAAGCGGCTCGCGATCCGGGCCGAGGGGGAGGACGCGGTGTGA
- a CDS encoding VOC family protein, protein MSGIVFFATERHDAVVDFYTDTVGADVWLEQPGCTILEYADGEGDDAFRFGFCSRDRTDDCGILTFVYDSREAVDRMHDRIGDAALEQPHENERYRIYQFFAEDPDRRTAEFQTFLHDVDL, encoded by the coding sequence ATGTCAGGAATCGTCTTCTTCGCCACCGAGCGACACGACGCAGTCGTCGACTTTTATACCGATACGGTCGGCGCGGACGTCTGGCTGGAACAGCCCGGCTGTACGATCCTCGAGTACGCGGACGGGGAGGGCGACGACGCGTTCCGGTTCGGCTTCTGTTCCCGGGACCGCACCGACGACTGTGGGATCTTGACGTTCGTGTACGACTCGAGAGAAGCGGTCGATCGGATGCACGACCGGATCGGCGACGCCGCCCTGGAACAACCTCACGAGAACGAGCGCTACCGGATCTACCAGTTCTTCGCCGAGGACCCCGACAGGCGGACCGCAGAGTTTCAGACGTTCCTCCACGACGTCGACCTGTGA
- a CDS encoding Lrp/AsnC family transcriptional regulator, translating to MDRELLEVLADDARTSVDDIARQLDREPEAVAAAIEELENAGVIKGYSAVIDWDAVDAATVRAIVELNVELDRETDYEEIADRIARFPEVKSLLLVSGNYDFAIEVEGDSMQAVSRFVSEQVAPVPEITQTVTHFVMETYKDGGFVFEDRDEDDRLSVSP from the coding sequence ATGGACCGCGAACTGCTCGAGGTACTCGCCGACGACGCCCGCACGTCGGTCGACGACATCGCCCGCCAGCTCGACCGCGAACCCGAGGCGGTCGCGGCCGCGATCGAGGAGCTCGAGAACGCCGGCGTCATCAAGGGGTACAGCGCCGTGATCGACTGGGACGCCGTCGACGCCGCCACGGTGCGGGCGATCGTCGAACTGAACGTCGAACTCGACCGCGAGACCGACTACGAGGAGATCGCCGACCGGATCGCCCGGTTCCCGGAGGTGAAGTCGCTGCTTTTGGTCTCGGGCAACTACGACTTCGCGATCGAGGTCGAGGGCGACTCGATGCAGGCCGTCTCCCGGTTCGTCTCCGAGCAGGTGGCCCCAGTACCGGAGATCACTCAGACCGTGACCCACTTCGTGATGGAGACGTACAAGGACGGCGGCTTCGTCTTCGAGGATCGCGACGAGGACGACCGCCTTTCAGTGTCGCCATGA
- a CDS encoding ABC transporter permease, which translates to MSFERRTPVWRGIRVPELLVPTLLGGLILAYFLLPFVTFLYRTGTADVLSGLATPEAQLAIRNSLLTAPVTTAIATVLGVPLAYVLARKSFPGKRLVEALVIMPLIVPPVVGGAMILTAVGRFTPLGSAAAAVGLPLTDSLAGVILAQLFVAAPFVIITARAGFGAIDVRVEQASRSLGYGPVSTFWNVSLPLARGAIIAGIILTFARAIGEFGATMMVAYNPRTMPTRIWVEFIAGGIDAIVPLAVALFAITLGVLALVQRFGRVPTVIER; encoded by the coding sequence GTGAGCTTCGAGCGCCGGACACCGGTGTGGCGCGGGATCCGTGTTCCCGAGCTTTTGGTGCCCACGCTTCTGGGCGGGCTGATCCTCGCGTACTTCCTGTTGCCGTTCGTGACGTTCCTCTACCGGACCGGGACCGCAGACGTACTCTCGGGACTGGCCACGCCGGAGGCGCAGCTCGCGATCCGGAACTCGCTTCTCACTGCCCCCGTCACCACCGCGATCGCGACCGTTCTCGGCGTCCCGCTCGCGTACGTCCTCGCCAGGAAATCGTTCCCGGGCAAGCGGCTCGTGGAGGCGCTGGTGATCATGCCGCTGATCGTCCCGCCGGTCGTCGGCGGCGCGATGATCCTGACGGCAGTCGGGCGGTTCACGCCGCTTGGATCGGCGGCGGCCGCCGTCGGGCTCCCGCTGACGGACAGCCTCGCGGGCGTGATCCTCGCACAGCTGTTCGTCGCCGCCCCGTTCGTCATCATCACCGCCCGGGCCGGGTTCGGCGCGATCGACGTCCGGGTCGAGCAGGCCTCCCGGTCGCTGGGGTACGGGCCGGTGTCGACGTTCTGGAACGTCTCCTTGCCGCTGGCCCGAGGGGCGATCATCGCGGGGATCATCCTCACGTTCGCGCGGGCGATCGGCGAGTTCGGCGCCACCATGATGGTCGCGTACAACCCGCGGACGATGCCCACCCGGATCTGGGTGGAGTTCATCGCCGGCGGGATCGACGCGATCGTTCCCCTTGCGGTCGCGCTGTTCGCGATCACGCTCGGGGTGCTCGCGCTCGTCCAACGGTTCGGTCGCGTGCCGACGGTGATCGAACGGTGA
- a CDS encoding aminotransferase class I/II-fold pyridoxal phosphate-dependent enzyme, which yields MSEREMEGSAFGSRLSERAATLPESGIRRFFELAEQREDVISLGVGEPDVSAPWAARVAAIESLERGRTSYTSNRGLLELRERIGDYLTRWGLSYDPGEELLVTTGASEAVDLAMRALVDPGDVVAVHQPTYISYGPGVDLAGGDLLPVPTRAADDFALTPEVLSSAGAEDADVLVLCYPNNPTGATMSRKQLARVAAFCREHDLLVVSDEIYAALTYDGGHVSIASLSGMRERTLVVNGFSKAYAMTGLRLGFAAGPPEIVDAMTRIHQYTMLSAPTTAQYAAIEALSSCGDEVDRMRREYDRRRNYVHSRFEEMGLDCFEPTGAFYAFPDCGDDDEAFAESLLEQQGVAVVPGRVFGAGGEGHLRVSYATGMNELKTAMDRIETFVTEG from the coding sequence ATGAGCGAACGCGAGATGGAGGGGTCGGCGTTCGGCTCCCGGCTCTCGGAGCGCGCCGCCACGCTTCCGGAGTCGGGGATCCGTCGCTTCTTCGAGCTCGCCGAACAGCGAGAGGACGTCATCTCGCTGGGCGTCGGCGAGCCCGACGTCTCCGCGCCGTGGGCCGCCCGCGTCGCAGCCATCGAGTCGCTGGAGCGCGGTCGCACCTCCTACACGTCCAATCGTGGACTCCTCGAACTGCGCGAACGGATCGGCGACTACCTGACTCGATGGGGGCTGTCGTACGACCCCGGCGAGGAACTACTCGTCACGACTGGCGCCAGCGAGGCGGTCGACCTCGCGATGCGCGCGCTGGTCGACCCCGGAGACGTCGTCGCGGTTCACCAGCCGACGTACATCTCCTACGGGCCGGGGGTCGACCTCGCCGGCGGCGACCTGCTTCCGGTGCCGACGCGCGCCGCCGACGACTTCGCGCTCACCCCCGAAGTGCTCTCGTCGGCAGGCGCCGAAGACGCCGACGTGCTGGTGCTGTGTTATCCGAACAACCCGACCGGCGCGACGATGAGCCGCAAGCAGCTCGCGCGGGTGGCGGCGTTCTGTCGCGAACACGATCTGCTCGTGGTGAGCGACGAGATCTACGCCGCCTTGACGTACGACGGGGGCCACGTTTCGATCGCGTCGCTTTCGGGGATGCGCGAGCGGACACTGGTGGTCAACGGCTTCTCGAAGGCGTACGCCATGACCGGCCTGCGGCTCGGATTCGCGGCGGGTCCCCCGGAGATCGTCGACGCGATGACGCGGATCCACCAGTACACGATGTTGTCTGCGCCGACGACCGCACAGTACGCCGCGATCGAGGCGCTGTCGAGCTGCGGCGACGAGGTCGACCGGATGCGACGGGAGTACGACCGCCGTCGGAACTACGTCCACAGCCGGTTCGAGGAGATGGGACTGGACTGTTTCGAGCCGACCGGCGCCTTCTATGCGTTCCCCGACTGTGGCGACGACGACGAGGCGTTCGCGGAGTCGTTGCTCGAGCAACAGGGCGTCGCCGTCGTGCCCGGACGGGTGTTCGGCGCCGGCGGCGAGGGACACCTTCGGGTCTCGTATGCGACTGGGATGAACGAGCTGAAAACAGCGATGGACCGGATCGAGACGTTCGTCACCGAGGGCTGA
- a CDS encoding EamA family transporter produces the protein MRWLTWALLALVGYTLVAPLMRVATSGTNPIPSDVAALMTNTILVLAALAVVLATDQPLAGSLTHEKAPLVYAAGICLAVGILAYYRALALGPVSIVTPVFGLFLVTSSAIGIVVLGEDLTARKLLGIVFAILAVYLVSVE, from the coding sequence ATGCGATGGCTCACGTGGGCGCTGCTCGCGCTCGTCGGATACACCCTGGTCGCTCCGCTGATGCGGGTGGCAACGAGCGGCACGAACCCGATCCCCAGCGACGTCGCCGCACTGATGACCAATACGATCCTCGTTTTGGCTGCACTCGCGGTCGTACTGGCGACGGATCAACCGCTCGCCGGGAGTTTGACACACGAGAAGGCGCCGCTGGTGTACGCCGCCGGGATCTGTCTGGCCGTCGGCATCCTGGCGTACTACCGGGCGCTGGCGCTGGGGCCGGTGAGCATCGTCACGCCGGTGTTCGGGCTGTTTCTGGTGACCAGTTCCGCAATCGGCATCGTGGTGCTCGGCGAGGATCTCACCGCGCGAAAACTGCTCGGGATCGTCTTCGCGATACTGGCGGTGTATCTCGTCAGCGTGGAGTGA
- a CDS encoding TrmB family transcriptional regulator: METADLRRALEEAGLSQYQADAYTALLRLGSASVTEVSTACDVPTARIYDVLRDLEDRGYVETYDQESLQVRACNPEGVLEDLRRRASRLEDAAAEIQNRWEEPDIEDHRVSIVKRFQTVFDRAAHVISEAENEVQVAVTPEGYRELEPALESAHQSGALVKVSIHTGREEDISALPDEDRFEGAVTEIRHRRLPTPFLALVDRTRTCFSPHRASLNEYGVLVDDHTLSYVFHWYFRTCLWEVWPVVYDDRNAEPPLSYTDIRRFVREMQPLVDDGTTVTARVDGYDTETGGAVTVEGIVCDLTYVGEANDGDIPLTQLAGQVTVHIENVDVVDTTPGSQIRNRNSVTVGGWGAVIEDIEARRLTVTGIEHVDGSKPDRSGEESQLVDLERTTR; the protein is encoded by the coding sequence ATGGAAACTGCCGACTTGCGTCGCGCGCTCGAGGAGGCGGGTCTGTCGCAGTACCAGGCGGATGCGTATACGGCCCTCCTTCGGCTCGGCTCCGCGAGCGTGACGGAGGTGTCGACAGCCTGTGACGTCCCGACTGCACGGATATACGACGTGCTCCGAGACCTCGAGGACCGAGGGTACGTCGAGACGTACGACCAGGAGAGCCTCCAGGTACGGGCGTGTAACCCGGAGGGAGTTCTCGAGGACCTGAGGCGGCGTGCGAGCCGGCTCGAGGACGCCGCTGCGGAGATCCAGAACCGCTGGGAAGAACCCGACATCGAGGACCACCGAGTCAGCATCGTAAAGCGGTTCCAGACGGTGTTCGACCGGGCGGCACACGTGATCTCGGAGGCGGAAAACGAGGTACAGGTCGCCGTGACCCCGGAGGGATACCGGGAGCTGGAGCCGGCGTTGGAGTCTGCCCACCAGTCGGGAGCGCTGGTGAAGGTGTCGATCCACACGGGCCGGGAGGAAGACATCTCCGCACTGCCCGACGAGGACCGGTTCGAAGGGGCCGTCACGGAAATCCGTCACCGGCGGCTTCCGACGCCGTTCCTCGCGCTCGTCGACCGGACGCGGACCTGTTTTTCCCCACACCGTGCATCGCTGAACGAGTACGGCGTCCTGGTCGACGACCACACTCTCTCGTACGTGTTCCACTGGTACTTCCGGACCTGTCTGTGGGAGGTGTGGCCCGTCGTCTACGACGACCGGAACGCCGAGCCGCCGCTTTCCTACACCGACATCCGCCGGTTCGTCAGGGAGATGCAGCCGCTCGTGGACGATGGCACGACGGTGACGGCCCGCGTCGACGGCTACGACACCGAAACGGGGGGAGCGGTCACCGTCGAGGGGATCGTGTGTGATCTCACGTACGTGGGAGAGGCCAACGACGGCGACATCCCGCTCACACAGCTCGCCGGTCAGGTGACTGTCCACATCGAAAACGTCGACGTGGTCGACACCACTCCAGGATCCCAAATTCGGAACAGGAACTCGGTGACGGTCGGTGGCTGGGGCGCGGTGATCGAGGACATCGAGGCACGACGGCTGACAGTGACTGGGATCGAACACGTCGACGGATCGAAGCCGGACAGGTCCGGAGAGGAGAGCCAACTCGTGGACCTGGAGAGGACGACGCGATGA
- a CDS encoding thioredoxin family protein: MVELPSIQVIEEGEEAPSFELPGVDGETHALSDFTDNEALLVVFTCNHCPYAEAKEGTLNDIAAEYDDVAVVGINPNDAEEYPDDSFEKMKAYVESGRIAYDAYLHDETQAVAAAYGATCTPDPFLFANDGGTFRLAYHGRLDDALNPDDDPSGEPGFEIRQAIEEVLAGEEVTVDWNASRGCSIKWAEGNEPEYWDEV; the protein is encoded by the coding sequence ATGGTAGAACTGCCGAGCATCCAGGTCATCGAGGAGGGCGAGGAGGCACCGTCGTTCGAGCTTCCCGGCGTCGACGGCGAGACGCACGCGCTTTCGGATTTCACGGACAACGAGGCGCTGTTGGTCGTGTTCACGTGCAACCACTGTCCGTACGCCGAAGCCAAGGAGGGGACGCTCAACGACATCGCCGCCGAGTACGACGACGTTGCCGTCGTGGGTATCAACCCCAACGACGCCGAGGAGTACCCGGACGACTCCTTCGAGAAGATGAAAGCGTACGTCGAGTCCGGGCGAATCGCCTACGACGCCTACCTGCACGATGAAACCCAGGCGGTCGCTGCGGCGTACGGCGCCACCTGCACGCCGGACCCGTTCCTGTTTGCAAACGACGGCGGAACGTTCCGACTGGCGTATCACGGTCGGCTCGACGACGCCTTGAACCCCGACGACGACCCCTCGGGAGAGCCCGGCTTCGAGATCCGGCAGGCGATCGAGGAGGTGCTCGCCGGCGAGGAGGTAACCGTCGACTGGAACGCCTCCCGCGGCTGTTCGATCAAGTGGGCGGAGGGTAACGAACCGGAGTACTGGGACGAGGTGTAG
- a CDS encoding HalX domain-containing protein, which produces MSEDAPLVLIVEDEPDLADLYAAWLSSDYRVRTAYGGQEALDELDEQIDVVLLDRRMPGVSGDEVLEEIRGRGLDCRIAMVTAVEPDFDIVEMGFDDYLVKPVAKEELYETVESLLTRSSYDEGVQELYALASKKALLESEKGSAELEESQEYQQLERELEALRSELGETLDSFGDHEEFVSVFRDLEREADVDPFEG; this is translated from the coding sequence ATGAGTGAGGATGCCCCGCTCGTGCTCATCGTCGAGGACGAGCCCGATCTTGCGGATCTGTACGCCGCGTGGCTTTCGAGTGACTACCGCGTGCGCACCGCCTACGGCGGGCAGGAAGCGCTCGACGAACTCGACGAACAGATCGACGTCGTCCTGCTCGACCGCCGGATGCCCGGCGTCTCGGGGGACGAGGTGCTCGAGGAGATTCGGGGGCGGGGGCTCGACTGCCGGATCGCGATGGTGACAGCCGTCGAGCCGGACTTCGACATCGTGGAGATGGGGTTCGACGACTACCTCGTCAAGCCGGTCGCGAAAGAGGAACTGTACGAAACCGTCGAATCACTGCTGACGCGGAGCAGCTACGACGAAGGCGTCCAGGAGCTGTACGCGCTCGCATCGAAGAAGGCACTGTTGGAGTCCGAGAAGGGATCGGCCGAACTCGAGGAGAGCCAGGAGTACCAGCAGCTCGAACGGGAGCTCGAAGCGCTCCGTTCGGAGCTCGGGGAGACGCTCGACTCCTTTGGCGATCACGAGGAGTTCGTCAGTGTGTTTCGGGATCTCGAACGCGAGGCCGACGTCGATCCGTTCGAGGGGTGA
- a CDS encoding ABC transporter ATP-binding protein, translating into MILELEDLTHRYGEELAVDGVSVGLEGGELVAVLGPSGCGKTTIVQAIAGHVRPSGGRIRLRGVDVTDDPPEDRQVGIVFQHSTLFPHLTVEENVAYGLKARDVPPERREETVTRFLELVELPDQREAYPGELSGGQKRRVELARALAPEPDVLLLDEPLSALDRSLRVGLREEIARIQSETGVTTLLVTHDQEEAMSLADRLVVMDDGRVAGIGPPRELYESPPTPFVSSFLGRSNALSATVTGGPTPTIAVGGEAARLPEGGKPQPVSGNVDCHVRPEDVSLSVGVTDGSGDDGDENPVDEDRTPVGDVLSLPAVVRRVADVGRRYDVTVELETGDELVAERAARPPNRGTRVEVRIRPADVAVFDAETDRS; encoded by the coding sequence GTGATTCTCGAACTCGAGGACCTCACGCACCGCTACGGCGAGGAGCTGGCGGTCGACGGCGTTTCGGTCGGTCTGGAGGGCGGCGAACTGGTTGCGGTGCTCGGACCGAGCGGCTGCGGCAAGACGACGATCGTCCAGGCGATCGCGGGACACGTCCGGCCGTCGGGCGGGCGAATCCGACTGCGGGGAGTAGACGTCACGGACGATCCTCCCGAGGATCGACAGGTCGGGATCGTCTTCCAGCATTCGACGCTTTTTCCCCACCTCACGGTGGAGGAGAACGTCGCATACGGGCTGAAAGCCCGGGACGTTCCGCCGGAACGCCGGGAGGAAACCGTAACCAGATTCCTCGAGCTCGTCGAACTGCCGGACCAGCGGGAGGCGTACCCTGGAGAGCTGAGCGGCGGGCAGAAGCGTCGCGTCGAACTCGCCCGGGCGCTCGCCCCCGAACCCGACGTGCTGCTGCTCGATGAACCGCTCTCGGCGCTGGATCGGTCCCTCCGGGTCGGGCTGCGCGAGGAGATCGCTCGAATACAGTCGGAAACCGGCGTGACCACGCTGCTCGTTACCCACGACCAGGAGGAAGCGATGTCGCTCGCGGATCGCCTCGTCGTGATGGACGACGGCCGGGTCGCCGGGATCGGTCCGCCACGGGAGCTGTACGAGTCGCCGCCGACACCGTTCGTCTCCTCGTTTCTCGGCCGGTCGAACGCGCTTTCGGCGACGGTGACCGGCGGACCGACGCCGACGATCGCGGTCGGTGGCGAGGCCGCGCGACTTCCCGAGGGGGGCAAACCGCAGCCAGTATCGGGCAACGTCGACTGCCACGTCCGTCCCGAAGACGTGTCGCTTTCAGTGGGCGTGACCGACGGCAGCGGCGACGATGGCGATGAAAACCCCGTCGACGAGGATCGAACCCCCGTCGGCGACGTCCTCTCGCTCCCGGCCGTCGTCCGCCGCGTCGCCGACGTGGGGCGCCGGTACGACGTCACGGTCGAACTCGAAACCGGGGACGAACTCGTCGCGGAACGGGCGGCGAGACCGCCGAACCGGGGGACGCGAGTCGAGGTGCGGATCCGGCCGGCCGACGTGGCGGTGTTCGATGCCGAGACCGACCGGAGTTGA
- a CDS encoding extracellular solute-binding protein gives MKRHEDAEATGNWCRRSAVAEPDGSGHGRRRFLRDLGTGITAGVALPALSGCLGSAAESVSVLAAGSLAHTFEDHVGPAFEERTGVALHGEYYGSNAVMRMVEDGTKHPDVVVSADATLLRDRLYEGFVDWDVEFATNVLGIGYNPDTDLGKGLERDEPWYELVRGLPEGDLTIGDPDLDPLGYRAVQAFELAEAEYGLDGFREEMLELTYREPEEPQMMAGVSTGARAGAVVYGNMAVDHGMPFYEFPPAYNFAEPELSDHYATAVFVTDEEGYEAVGRPILYNAAVLAEADTPDAGRQLVEFLMDWPEVLIDAGLSVPDPLPRAFGEPPAEVAP, from the coding sequence ATGAAGCGACATGAGGATGCGGAGGCCACCGGAAATTGGTGCCGTCGTTCCGCCGTCGCGGAGCCGGATGGATCCGGTCACGGTCGGCGTCGGTTTCTCCGCGACCTCGGGACAGGAATCACGGCGGGGGTCGCCCTTCCGGCGCTTTCGGGCTGTCTGGGATCGGCCGCCGAGTCCGTGAGCGTTCTGGCTGCCGGGAGCCTCGCGCACACCTTCGAGGACCACGTCGGGCCGGCGTTCGAGGAACGGACCGGCGTCGCCCTCCACGGCGAGTACTACGGGTCGAACGCGGTGATGCGGATGGTCGAAGACGGGACCAAACACCCGGACGTCGTCGTGAGCGCGGACGCGACTCTCCTTCGCGACCGCCTGTACGAGGGGTTCGTCGACTGGGACGTGGAGTTCGCGACGAACGTGCTCGGGATCGGCTACAACCCCGACACCGACCTCGGCAAGGGCCTCGAACGCGACGAGCCGTGGTACGAACTGGTGCGGGGACTGCCCGAGGGAGACCTCACTATCGGCGATCCGGACCTGGATCCGCTGGGGTACCGGGCGGTACAGGCGTTCGAGCTCGCCGAGGCCGAGTACGGGCTGGACGGGTTCCGGGAGGAGATGCTCGAGTTGACTTACCGGGAGCCCGAGGAGCCACAGATGATGGCGGGCGTCTCGACGGGCGCACGCGCCGGCGCAGTCGTCTACGGCAACATGGCCGTCGATCACGGGATGCCCTTTTACGAGTTCCCGCCGGCGTACAACTTCGCGGAGCCGGAGCTTTCCGACCACTACGCGACGGCGGTCTTCGTCACCGACGAAGAAGGGTACGAGGCAGTCGGGCGGCCGATCCTGTACAACGCAGCCGTGCTGGCGGAGGCCGACACCCCCGACGCGGGTCGACAGCTCGTGGAGTTCCTGATGGACTGGCCGGAGGTTCTGATCGATGCCGGGCTTTCCGTCCCCGACCCGCTGCCGCGAGCGTTCGGGGAGCCGCCCGCGGAGGTGGCGCCGTGA
- the guaB gene encoding IMP dehydrogenase codes for MERDVSGDEPFSEKLRVPEALTFDDVLLRPAESRVEPDEADVSTRVSKNVELNVPVLSAAMDTVTESELAIAMAREGGLGVLHRNMTDEEMVEEIQRVKRAHELVIRRENVVTARPEQTVREVDAMMEREGVSGAPVVADDDTVLGIISGTDIRPYLEVGESDAVREAMTDEVITAGEDVTAREALELMYDYKIERVPIVDEADRLVGLVTMQGILQRREHEHAARDEDGRLRVGAAVGPFDADRARAADEAEVDVIFIDCAHAHNLNVLDTAREIKAEVDADVVVGNIGTREAAQACVDFADGLKVGIGPGSICTTRVVSGAGMPQITAVAEVADVAADHDVPVIADGGIRYSGDAIKAIAAGADAVMLGSYFAGTEEAPGRIITMNGKKYKQYRGMGSVGAMKSGGGDRYLKDTEDDEEFVPEGVEAATPYKGTLASELYQLVGGMRSGMGYVGAATIPEVKAEAEFVRVSTAGQTEGHPHDVMITDEAPNYSPDR; via the coding sequence ATGGAGAGAGACGTTTCCGGCGACGAACCCTTCTCGGAGAAACTCCGCGTTCCGGAGGCACTGACGTTCGACGACGTACTGCTTCGACCCGCAGAGAGCCGAGTCGAACCCGACGAGGCCGACGTGAGCACCCGGGTCTCGAAGAACGTCGAGCTGAACGTCCCCGTCCTGTCGGCGGCGATGGACACGGTGACGGAAAGCGAACTCGCGATCGCGATGGCTCGCGAGGGCGGACTCGGCGTGCTCCACCGGAACATGACCGACGAGGAGATGGTCGAGGAGATACAGCGCGTCAAACGGGCCCACGAGCTGGTGATCCGGCGGGAGAACGTCGTCACCGCCCGACCGGAGCAGACGGTCCGGGAGGTCGACGCGATGATGGAGCGAGAGGGGGTTTCGGGCGCCCCGGTCGTCGCCGACGACGACACCGTACTGGGGATCATCTCCGGCACCGACATCCGACCGTACCTCGAGGTCGGCGAGTCCGACGCCGTCAGGGAGGCGATGACCGACGAGGTGATCACCGCCGGCGAGGACGTCACCGCCCGGGAGGCGCTGGAGCTGATGTACGACTACAAGATCGAGCGCGTCCCCATCGTCGACGAGGCCGACCGGCTGGTGGGGCTGGTGACGATGCAGGGAATCCTCCAGCGGCGCGAACACGAACACGCCGCCCGCGACGAGGACGGTCGGCTCCGGGTCGGCGCCGCAGTCGGCCCGTTCGACGCCGACCGGGCCCGCGCCGCCGACGAGGCCGAGGTGGACGTGATCTTCATCGACTGTGCGCACGCCCACAACCTCAACGTGCTCGACACCGCCCGGGAGATCAAAGCCGAGGTCGACGCCGACGTCGTCGTCGGCAACATCGGCACCCGCGAGGCCGCACAGGCCTGCGTCGACTTCGCGGACGGCCTCAAGGTCGGCATCGGTCCGGGATCGATCTGCACCACCCGTGTGGTGTCGGGGGCGGGGATGCCCCAGATCACCGCCGTCGCGGAGGTCGCCGACGTGGCGGCCGACCACGACGTCCCGGTGATCGCCGACGGCGGAATCCGCTACTCCGGGGACGCGATCAAGGCGATCGCCGCCGGCGCCGACGCCGTCATGCTCGGCTCCTACTTTGCGGGCACCGAGGAGGCACCCGGCCGAATCATCACCATGAACGGCAAGAAGTACAAGCAGTACCGTGGGATGGGCTCGGTCGGCGCGATGAAGTCCGGCGGCGGCGACCGCTACCTCAAGGACACCGAAGACGACGAGGAGTTCGTCCCCGAAGGGGTCGAGGCGGCGACGCCGTACAAGGGGACGCTGGCCTCCGAACTGTACCAGCTGGTCGGCGGGATGCGGTCGGGGATGGGATACGTCGGCGCGGCGACGATCCCCGAAGTGAAGGCAGAAGCCGAGTTCGTCCGCGTCTCCACTGCGGGTCAGACCGAAGGGCACCCCCACGACGTGATGATCACCGACGAGGCACCGAACTACAGCCCCGATCGCTAG